In a genomic window of Amyelois transitella isolate CPQ chromosome 29, ilAmyTran1.1, whole genome shotgun sequence:
- the LOC106130959 gene encoding uncharacterized PE-PGRS family protein PE_PGRS10-like, translated as MAVKISLVFCGLVLAVQTSFAQYLAGNSVVENNVVVNSGSSNSLGYAGGLGLGSAVGINNGIGLGVGSGLGLASGLGVATTGLGLNTGLGLGAGLGLGNIGVASPAFLDLSLLSAGGVLPISSMGPVVPAGLNVVSDNAIEGALLISGQLPFLSAVAFEGALASGGSGAASCGCGNGNIGIISETGSASLLPAAGGLGLGIGGIGGIGGIGGIGGVGAIGGIGGLGGFGESSVGDTAAPTVTRDRDCAGSWQATAETHSAKHWHGASDDGGARDWQLSSDGESAVTHTAVASADAGKTDRANAKSANSDIANSQTETGVQAKTKSRVDAKSRVDAKSRVDAKSQVVNASYS; from the exons ATGGCAGTGAAAATCAGTCTTGTTTTCTGCGGTCTGGTCTTGGCAGTTCAG ACATCCTTCGCCCAGTACCTCGCTGGTAACTCTGTGGTGGAGAACAATGTTGTGGTCAACAGCGGATCATCCAACAGTCTCGGCTATGCTGGCGGTCTCGGCCTGGGCAGCGCGGTCGGCATAAACAACGGCATTGGTCTTGGTGTCGGCAGCGGACTTGGCTTGGCCAGTGGATTGGGCGTCGCTACCACCGGATTGGGCTTGAACACCGGACTCGGCTTGGGTGCTGGACTCGGTCTCGGCAACATCGGTGTGGCGAGCCCAGCTTTCCTCGACCTCAGCCTCCTGTCTGCCGGAGGAGTCTTGCCGATCTCCAGCATGGGCCCCGTCGTCCCAGCCGGCCTCAACGTGGTGTCAGACAACGCGATCGAAGGCGCTCTGCTGATCAGCGGTCAGCTGCCGTTCTTGAGCGCTGTGGCCTTCGAAGGAGCCCTAGCGTCTGGTGGTTCAGGAGCTGCCTCTTGCGGCTGCGGTAACGGCAACATTGGCATCATCAGCGAGACCGGATCTGCCTCCCTCCTGCCAGCTGCCGGTGGTCTTGGTCTTGGAATTGGTGGTATTGGCGGAATTGGTGGTATTGGCGGCATTGGCGGTGTTGGCGCCATCGGTGGAATCGGAGGACTTGGTGGATTCGGAG AAAGTTCCGTAGGGGACACCGCCGCACCCACAGTTACCAGAGATAGAGACTGCGCCGGCAGCTGGCAGGCTACCGCTGAAACCCACAGCGCCAAGCACTGGCACGGCGCCAGTGACGATGGTGGTGCCAGAGACTGGCAGCTCTCCAGCGACGGCGAGAGCGCCGTTACCCACACCGCCGTAGCCAGCGCCGACGCCGGCAAGACCGACCGAGCCAACGCCAAGTCCGCCAATTCCGACATTGCCAACTCCCAAACCGAGACCGGAGTTCAAGCCAAGACCAAGTCCAGAGTTGATGCCAAGTCCAGAGTTGATGCCAAGTCCAGAGTTGATGCCAAGTCCCAAGTTGTTAATGCCAGCTACTCCTAA
- the LOC132903733 gene encoding chorion class B protein PC10-like: protein MSAKVTLVLCGLVLAVQTAFAQYLAGNSVVENNVVVNSGASNSLGYAGGLGQGSAVGINNGFGLGVGSGLGLASGLGLNTGLGLNTGLGLGAGLGLGNIGVASPAFLDLSLLSAGGVLPISSMGPVVPAGLNVVSDNAIEGALLISGQLPFLSAVAFEGALASGGSGAASCGCGNGNIGIISETGSASLLPAAGLGLGAAGLAGIGGIGAIGGIGGIGGRAGLNGLYL, encoded by the exons ATGTCAGCTAAAGTCACCCTCGTATTGTGCGGTTTGGTCTTGGCCGTTCAG ACCGCCTTCGCCCAGTACCTCGCTGGTAACTCTGTGGTGGAGAACAATGTTGTCGTTAACAGCGGAGCATCCAACAGTCTCGGCTATGCTGGCGGTCTCGGCCAGGGTAGCGCGGTCGGCATAAACAACGGCTTTGGTCTCGGTGTCGGCAGCGGACTTGGCTTGGCCAGTGGATTGGGCTTGAACACCGGATTGGGCTTGAACACCGGACTCGGGTTGGGTGCTGGACTCGGTCTCGGCAACATCGGTGTGGCGAGCCCAGCTTTCCTCGACCTCAGCCTCCTGTCTGCCGGAGGAGTCTTGCCGATCTCCAGCATGGGCCCCGTCGTCCCAGCCGGCCTCAACGTGGTGTCAGACAACGCGATCGAAGGCGCTCTGCTGATCAGCGGTCAGCTGCCGTTCTTGAGCGCTGTGGCCTTCGAAGGAGCCCTAGCGTCTGGTGGTTCAGGAGCTGCCTCTTGCGGCTGCGGTAACGGCAACATTGGCATCATCAGCGAGACTGGATCTGCCTCCCTCCTGCCCGCTGCCGGACTTGGTTTAGGTGCTGCTGGTCTTGCTGGAATCGGCGGTATTGGTGCCATTGGCGGCATCGGTGGTATCGGCGGACGAGCCGGTCTCAATGGCctgtatttgtaa
- the LOC132903732 gene encoding chorion class A protein L11-like, whose amino-acid sequence MSTFAFLLLCIQACLVQQAFSQAILNGYGLGPSYGAIGYGGSEVTAVEVDTYGAGAIGYNGGLAGIGGLGVGNLGLAGINNIGLAGAGGLGLAGINSGLGLGINSGLGLGVGNVGIGGLGVGSVGLAGVGAGYGGVGNGALAVAGELPVSGTTIVNGAVPVLGAVTFSGSLPAAGAVSISGNCGCGGTPYGTF is encoded by the exons atgtccACTTTTGCATTCCTGTTACTGTGCATCCAAGCTTGCTTAGTCCAG CAAGCCTTCAGCCAAGCCATATTAAATGGTTATGGCCTGGGTCCATCTTACGGAGCTATTGGCTATGGCGGATCTGAAGTGACTGCCGTTGAGGTCGACACATATGGCGCAGGAGCGATTGGCTACAATGGCGGTTTGGCTGGAATCGGCGGCTTGGGTGTTGGCAACTTGGGACTGGCTGGCATCAACAACATAGGACTCGCTGGTGCCGGTGGATTAGGATTGGCTGGCATCAACTCTGGACTTGGTCTTGGAATAAACTCCGGTCTCGGTTTGGGAGTTGGCAATGTCGGAATTGGCGGACTTGGCGTTGGCTCGGTCGGTCTTGCCGGCGTCGGCGCTGGCTACGGCGGTGTGGGTAACGGCGCTCTCGCCGTCGCTGGAGAGCTGCCAGTCTCTGGCACCACCATCGTCAATGGCGCCGTGCCAGTGCTTGGCGCTGTGACCTTCAGTGGCAGCCTGCCCGCTGCTGGCGCAGTCTCCATCTCCGGCAACTGTGGATGCGGTGGCACCCCATACGGAACCTTCTGA
- the LOC106130976 gene encoding chorion class B protein PC10-like: MAVKISLVFCGLVLAVQTAFAQYLAGNSVVENNVVVNSGASNSLGYAGGLGQGSAVGINNGIGLGVGSGLGLASGLGVATTGLGLNTGLGLGAGLGLGNIGVASPAFLDLSLLSAGGVLPISSFGPVVPAGLNVVSDNAIEGALLISGQLPFLSAVAFEGALASGGSGAASCGCGNGNIGIISETGSASLLPAAGGLGLGIGGIGGIGGIGAIGGIGGLGGFGGRYL; the protein is encoded by the exons ATGGCAGTGAAAATCAGTCTTGTTTTCTGCGGTTTGGTCTTGGCAGTTCAG ACCGCCTTCGCCCAGTACCTCGCGGGTAACTCTGTAGTGGAGAACAATGTTGTCGTCAACAGCGGAGCGTCCAACAGTCTCGGCTATGCTGGCGGTCTTGGTCAGGGCAGCGCGGTCGGCATAAACAACGGCATTGGCCTCGGTGTCGGCAGCGGACTTGGCTTGGCCAGTGGATTGGGCGTCGCTACCACCGGATTGGGCTTGAACACCGGACTCGGCTTGGGTGCTGGACTCGGTCTCGGCAACATCGGTGTGGCGAGCCCAGCTTTCCTCGACCTCAGCCTCCTGTCTGCCGGAGGAGTCTTGCCGATCTCCAGCTTCGGCCCCGTCGTCCCAGCCGGCCTCAACGTGGTGTCAGACAACGCGATCGAAGGCGCTCTGCTGATCAGCGGTCAGCTGCCGTTCTTGAGCGCTGTGGCCTTCGAAGGAGCCCTAGCGTCTGGTGGTTCAGGAGCTGCCTCTTGCGGCTGCGGTAACGGCAACATTGGCATCATCAGCGAGACCGGATCTGCCTCCCTCCTGCCAGCTGCCGGTGGTCTTGGTCTTGGAATCGGTGGTATTGGCGGCATTGGCGGTATCGGCGCCATCGGTGGAATTGGAGGACTTGGTGGATTCGGAGGACGTTACTTGTAA
- the LOC106130967 gene encoding chorion class A protein Ld5-like has product MNSFSFLLLCVQACLIQQAYSQAIFGGYGIGPSYGALGYGGSEVTAIEVDTFSAGATGYNGLGGLGVGNLGLAGINNIGLAGAGGLGLAGVGINSGLGLGLNSGLGLGIGNVGIGGLGVGSVGLAGVGAGYGGVGNGALAVAGELPVSGTTVVNGAVPVLGAVTFSGSVPAAGAVSISGNCGCGGTPYGTF; this is encoded by the exons ATGAACTCATTCTCTTTCCTGTTGCTCTGCGTCCAAGCTTGCCTCATCCAG CAAGCTTACAGCCAGGCCATCTTCGGCGGGTACGGCATTGGTCCCTCGTACGGCGCCTTGGGTTATGGCGGTTCCGAAGTGACTGCTATCGAGGTCGACACATTCAGTGCTGGAGCGACTGGCTATAACGGACTTGGAGGCTTGGGAGTTGGCAACTTGGGCTTGGCTGGTATCAACAACATAGGACTGGCTGGAGCTGGCGGCTTGGGATTGGCTGGAGTGGGCATCAACTCTGGACTTGGTCTCGGATTAAACTCTGGTCTCGGTTTGGGTATTGGCAATGTCGGAATTGGCGGACTTGGCGTTGGCTCGGTCGGTCTTGCCGGCGTCGGCGCTGGCTACGGCGGTGTGGGTAACGGCGCTCTCGCCGTCGCTGGAGAGCTGCCAGTCTCTGGCACCACCGTCGTCAATGGCGCCGTGCCAGTGCTTGGCGCTGTGACCTTCAGCGGCAGCGTGCCAGCGGCCGGCGCCGTCTCCATCTCTGGTAACTGCGGATGTGGTGGCACCCCATATGGCACCTTCTAA
- the LOC106130952 gene encoding uncharacterized protein LOC106130952 yields MVSKGFFAFLALGLLIQAAYAQYISGNSVVDNNIVVNSGSSNSVGYAGGYGSGLGGLGLAEGYGLGSGLPINSALGLGIAEGINLGGGIPFNSGVGLSGLGIAEGYGLGSGINLNSLGLAGGLGFEGLGFGSGLGIANIPAASVEVVGAGLGINGFGSASGFGGVEIGAGLGGVGLNSGFGAGLGFGSAISSPAFLDLNGLSAGGVFQVTSVGPVVPFGINIVSDNVIEGALLITGQLPFLSAVGFEGAIASGGAGAASCGCGNGNVGIISETGSAAAFPTGALGLGIGGANALGINGLGNLGGLGYFM; encoded by the coding sequence ATGGTATCCAAAGGTTTCTTTGCGTTCCTGGCCCTGGGCCTCTTGATCCAGGCGGCGTATGCGCAGTACATCAGTGGAAACTCAGTGGTGGACAACAATATTGTGGTCAATAGTGGATCGTCCAACTCAGTTGGGTATGCTGGTGGATATGGATCTGGTCTTGGAGGGCTTGGATTAGCCGAAGGGTATGGTCTTGGCAGTGGACTTCCCATCAATTCTGCCCTCGGTCTTGGAATTGCTGAAGGAATTAATCTCGGTGGCGGAATACCTTTTAATTCTGGAGTTGGTCTTAGTGGACTGGGAATAGCTGAAGGATATGGTCTAGGAAGTGGTATCAACTTAAATTCTCTAGGTCTAGCCGGAGGGTTGGGATTCGAAGGACTTGGATTTGGTAGTGGATTAGGTATTGCTAATATACCAGCAGCTAGCGTCGAAGTAGTTGGAGCTGGTTTGGGCATCAACGGATTTGGTTCTGCTAGTGGATTCGGCGGAGTGGAAATCGGTGCTGGATTAGGTGGTGTAGGATTAAATAGCGGATTTGGTGCTGGACTTGGCTTTGGCAGTGCTATTTCTAGTCCGGCTTTCCTCGACCTGAATGGATTATCTGCCGGAGGAGTCTTTCAAGTTACTAGTGTTGGACCCGTTGTTCCGTTCGGTATAAATATTGTCTCTGATAATGTTATTGAAGGAGCTTTGTTGATTACTGGTCAACTGCCGTTCCTGAGCGCTGTTGGCTTCGAAGGAGCGATAGCATCTGGTGGTGCTGGAGCTGCTTCTTGTGGATGTGGCAATGGAAATGTTGGTATCATCAGCGAGACTGGGTCTGCAGCTGCTTTCCCGACTGGCGCCCTTGGTCTGGGTATCGGTGGCGCAAATGCCCTTGGAATCAACGGTCTGGGTAACCTGGGCGGTTTGGGGTACTTCATGTGA